A DNA window from Candidatus Cloacimonadota bacterium contains the following coding sequences:
- a CDS encoding ABC transporter permease: MIIKLFSGVGAYAIFTGRILKHLPHLGKRRHEFLIQFKKIGIDSLPLIAFTSLFTGLVTALQLVYQGRGYIPDHLFSVLIGKSTMIELAPVLTALVLTGKIGAAIAAEIGSMRVSEQLDALQSMSVDPHEFLYLPRVAAGVLAFPALTIVANVIGIGSAWYFNWLRNGIHHHTFFHNMRAYFEPFDLLSGLVKATVFGFFITTLACYFGDRTTGGAEGVGRSTTQTVVYSATWVLVLDFVVAFILLGRM, translated from the coding sequence ATGATTATTAAGCTCTTCAGCGGCGTTGGCGCCTATGCTATTTTCACGGGTAGAATCCTGAAGCATCTGCCCCATCTGGGCAAACGCCGCCATGAATTTTTAATCCAATTCAAAAAAATCGGCATCGATTCTCTGCCGCTGATTGCCTTCACTTCCCTGTTCACTGGCCTTGTCACCGCGCTGCAACTGGTTTACCAAGGCCGGGGCTACATTCCTGACCATCTTTTCAGCGTCCTCATCGGAAAATCCACCATGATAGAACTGGCGCCTGTGCTCACAGCCTTGGTGCTCACCGGCAAAATCGGCGCCGCCATTGCCGCCGAAATTGGCTCCATGCGGGTTAGCGAGCAATTGGACGCCCTGCAAAGCATGAGCGTGGACCCCCATGAATTTCTCTACCTGCCTCGCGTGGCGGCTGGGGTTTTGGCATTTCCAGCGCTGACTATCGTCGCAAACGTGATTGGCATTGGCAGTGCCTGGTATTTCAACTGGCTGCGCAACGGCATTCATCACCACACTTTTTTCCACAATATGCGTGCCTATTTTGAACCCTTCGATTTGCTCAGCGGCCTCGTCAAAGCCACCGTGTTCGGGTTTTTTATCACCACACTGGCTTGTTATTTTGGCGATCGCACAACCGGTGGCGCCGAAGGTGTGGGACGCAGCACCACGCAAACCGTTGTTTATAGTGCCACCTGGGTTTTGGTTCTGGATTTCGTGGTGGCGTTCATCTTGTTGGGCAGGATGTGA
- the coaD gene encoding pantetheine-phosphate adenylyltransferase: MNGNAIYPGTFDPITMGHVNVLEKAAKLFEHVIIAVAEYTGKENLFNLEQRFQLCKDAVKHLPNVEVVRFTGLAVEFAQAQNCRVMIRGLRAVSDFEYELSLALTNTRLNPEIETIFLVPSLPYMYLSSSMVRQLADLGSDLRELVPRAVADALAEKVKNA, encoded by the coding sequence ATGAACGGCAACGCCATCTACCCCGGAACTTTTGACCCCATCACCATGGGACACGTGAATGTGCTTGAAAAAGCGGCAAAACTGTTTGAACACGTGATTATTGCAGTGGCAGAATACACCGGCAAGGAAAATCTCTTTAACCTCGAGCAGCGCTTCCAGCTTTGCAAGGATGCGGTGAAACACCTGCCAAATGTGGAAGTTGTCCGCTTCACCGGCTTGGCTGTGGAATTTGCTCAAGCCCAAAACTGCCGGGTCATGATTCGTGGCCTCCGCGCGGTGTCTGATTTTGAATACGAGCTTTCCCTCGCGCTCACAAACACCCGCCTCAATCCCGAAATCGAAACCATTTTCCTGGTTCCTTCCCTGCCTTATATGTATCTTTCATCCTCAATGGTGCGCCAATTGGCGGATCTTGGCTCCGACTTGCGCGAACTTGTGCCCAGAGCAGTGGCGGACGCCCTGGCAGAGAAGGTAAAAAATGCCTAA
- a CDS encoding thiamine ABC transporter substrate-binding protein gives MKTHLFRCKHKTVALFWASVFFLSFLGILGCQKKAEAPPEKPAPTSRLTVFALRHIRDSGFETAVLQDFAETHNCALNLIVFDTLPQLLDSLRVDDDVANADVVLGLDSAFALADSLLIPFEALPRISLAEINYEIPKDPGQRLIPYATANLAFIYDSKRFPEPPRSFGELQDSRFHQQLALYDPAFSGLGRSSIFWSLALFGESGYEQFWQSLRKNVCQICLDHDEALSELRQGKCGLILGYGSTPAWIADFFPTESHIRASQPQEGSFCHTEYGALCTGSQNREMGIKLLEHLITPQAQQHVMFKLGMMPTNGRTPVSGNFARLPWVTYCLNSRLDKQEILPQLELWLRIWQDQIKSLPGL, from the coding sequence GTGAAAACCCATCTTTTTCGCTGTAAACACAAAACTGTGGCGCTGTTCTGGGCCTCAGTTTTTTTCTTGAGTTTTTTGGGCATTTTGGGCTGTCAAAAGAAAGCTGAAGCTCCGCCGGAGAAGCCTGCTCCAACTTCGCGGCTCACCGTTTTTGCCCTGCGCCATATCCGGGATTCCGGGTTTGAAACCGCTGTCTTGCAGGACTTTGCCGAAACCCATAACTGCGCCCTGAACCTCATCGTTTTCGACACTTTGCCCCAGCTTTTGGATTCCCTGCGCGTGGATGATGATGTCGCCAACGCGGATGTGGTTCTGGGTTTGGACAGCGCCTTTGCTTTGGCGGATAGCTTGCTGATTCCATTTGAGGCTCTGCCCCGGATTTCGCTCGCCGAAATCAATTACGAGATTCCCAAGGACCCCGGACAGCGGCTCATCCCCTACGCAACCGCAAACCTGGCTTTCATCTATGATTCCAAGCGTTTTCCAGAGCCTCCCCGCTCTTTTGGCGAGCTGCAGGATTCCCGCTTCCATCAACAATTGGCGCTCTACGACCCGGCTTTTTCCGGCTTGGGTCGAAGCTCGATTTTCTGGAGCCTTGCCCTTTTCGGCGAAAGCGGCTATGAACAGTTTTGGCAAAGCCTGCGCAAAAATGTTTGCCAGATTTGCCTTGACCACGATGAAGCTCTCAGCGAGCTCCGACAGGGCAAATGCGGTCTCATCCTGGGTTATGGTTCCACTCCGGCTTGGATTGCGGATTTTTTCCCCACCGAAAGCCATATTCGGGCGTCTCAACCCCAGGAAGGCAGTTTTTGCCACACCGAATATGGAGCCCTTTGCACAGGTTCCCAAAATCGCGAGATGGGCATCAAGCTTTTGGAACACCTCATCACGCCTCAGGCCCAACAGCATGTGATGTTCAAACTGGGAATGATGCCCACGAACGGGCGCACCCCGGTTTCAGGAAATTTTGCCCGCTTGCCCTGGGTGACCTACTGCCTGAACAGCAGGCTGGACAAGCAGGAAATCCTTCCCCAGCTTGAACTTTGGCTGCGTATTTGGCAAGACCAAATCAAAAGCCTCCCCGGATTATGA
- the dnaB gene encoding replicative DNA helicase yields the protein MPKKEAISKDAVQISDRALPTDVNAEAGVLSAMIIDSGIVSKGIETIKEEYFSRTAHKLIFRVICELFNESIEVDPVTLADRMQRNKVLEKAGGIPYINELADFVISSANFDYHLNIMTEKALLRHLIIACNGIIESCYSSPKPVKTIVDEAEQEIFKIAELPQHQGFLRLDEISPEVIRNIDLIATTKVPVVGVPSGFGDLDRLAGGFRPGQFIIIAARPAMGKTSLALNIASHAAVNLGKKVAVFTMEMSSEEVVMRMFSSASEVNMDAMLKGYGMNEEKLIRIMQASEVLSSKPIYIDESGTNTPLEIRAKTRRLAAEIDGLDLIIIDYLQLMTLPKDRESRQQEISEISRGLKILAKDMKVPVVALSQLNRALENREDKRPRLADLRESGAIEQDADLVMFIYRDEYYNQEKTEKPGIAEVIIGKNRHGSTGSVELGFVSEYTLFRNLDTSHNPHDY from the coding sequence ATGCCTAAAAAGGAAGCCATTTCCAAGGACGCGGTCCAGATTTCCGACCGCGCCCTGCCCACCGATGTAAATGCTGAAGCCGGCGTGCTTTCAGCCATGATTATCGATTCCGGCATCGTTAGCAAAGGCATTGAAACCATCAAGGAGGAATACTTTTCCCGCACGGCGCACAAACTCATTTTCCGCGTAATCTGCGAACTTTTCAACGAAAGCATTGAAGTTGACCCCGTCACCCTCGCAGACAGAATGCAGCGAAACAAGGTCTTGGAAAAAGCCGGCGGCATTCCCTACATCAATGAACTGGCAGACTTTGTGATTTCCAGCGCGAACTTTGATTATCACCTGAATATCATGACCGAAAAAGCTTTGCTGAGGCATCTGATTATCGCCTGCAACGGCATCATCGAATCCTGCTACAGCTCGCCCAAACCGGTCAAAACCATCGTGGATGAAGCCGAACAGGAGATTTTCAAAATCGCCGAACTCCCTCAGCACCAGGGTTTTTTGCGTCTGGATGAAATAAGCCCGGAGGTGATTCGAAACATCGATCTCATCGCCACCACCAAAGTGCCTGTGGTTGGGGTCCCCAGTGGTTTTGGCGATCTTGACCGCCTCGCCGGAGGTTTTCGTCCTGGTCAATTCATCATCATCGCGGCCCGCCCTGCCATGGGTAAAACCTCTCTGGCATTGAATATCGCTTCCCACGCGGCTGTGAACCTTGGCAAAAAAGTGGCGGTTTTCACCATGGAAATGTCTTCCGAAGAAGTGGTGATGCGCATGTTCAGCAGCGCCTCGGAAGTGAATATGGACGCCATGCTCAAGGGTTATGGCATGAACGAGGAAAAATTAATCCGCATCATGCAGGCATCCGAAGTTCTTTCCTCCAAACCCATTTATATAGATGAATCCGGCACCAACACACCTTTGGAAATCAGAGCCAAAACCAGACGTCTGGCAGCGGAAATTGACGGATTGGACCTCATCATCATCGACTATCTTCAGCTCATGACCCTGCCCAAAGATCGTGAAAGCAGACAGCAGGAAATCTCCGAAATTTCGCGCGGCTTGAAAATCCTCGCCAAAGACATGAAAGTGCCTGTGGTGGCGCTTTCCCAGCTTAATCGCGCCCTCGAAAACCGCGAAGACAAACGCCCCAGATTGGCAGACCTCCGAGAATCCGGAGCCATCGAACAGGACGCCGACCTCGTCATGTTCATCTATCGTGATGAATATTACAATCAGGAAAAAACCGAAAAACCCGGCATCGCGGAAGTCATCATTGGCAAAAACCGCCATGGCTCAACCGGCTCGGTGGAACTGGGCTTCGTGAGCGAATACACCCTTTTCCGCAACCTCGACACCAGCCACAACCCTCATGATTATTAA
- a CDS encoding tRNA (cytidine(34)-2'-O)-methyltransferase, translating to MILPDSQLHVVLFEPEIPANTGNIGRLCVGTNSVLHIVQPCRFLFTDKALKRAGLDYWEHLQLKMHHSLEEALESCPPQKIWYCSTKASRSYLDADFQAGDHLVFGPESRGLPESVLDSHPSQTITIPQNPNIRSLNLSNAVSIVLYEAIRQIAFARQN from the coding sequence ATGATTCTGCCGGATTCCCAACTCCATGTGGTGCTTTTTGAACCGGAAATCCCGGCAAATACAGGCAACATCGGGCGCCTCTGTGTGGGCACAAATAGCGTTCTTCACATCGTTCAACCCTGCCGTTTTCTTTTTACCGACAAAGCCCTAAAACGCGCCGGACTGGACTATTGGGAACACCTCCAGCTCAAAATGCACCATAGTTTGGAGGAAGCTTTGGAATCCTGCCCACCCCAAAAGATTTGGTATTGCAGCACCAAAGCCAGCCGCAGCTATCTGGACGCTGATTTCCAAGCCGGCGACCACCTCGTTTTCGGTCCCGAATCCCGTGGCCTGCCAGAAAGCGTTTTGGACAGCCACCCCAGCCAGACAATCACCATCCCCCAAAACCCAAATATCCGCTCTCTTAACCTCTCAAACGCCGTCTCCATTGTCCTCTACGAAGCCATCCGCCAGATTGCCTTTGCCCGGCAAAACTGA
- a CDS encoding aminopeptidase P family protein, whose translation MNSKITSPRRERLAELLSDSEGVIIFANSKPKLQRFLQDKNFLYFTGLNHPELIYFGMKFNGRFIETLFIERSEPDRIVWEGEKLNAAQATQISGIASILHLDEFYSQLSMSGAYLKTIHTNLGFAELNKPPTLAMHMLEPLRTRFPQIGIRQLNELIAPLRKVKDEWEIQQLQKAIDVTGEGIADIMNSAQAGMMEYELEATLFYRMQVSGLPHWGFAPIIASGLNAATLHYEDNNCRTKKGELVLMDVGADCNGYSADITRCFPIGKKFSTRQKQIYQLVLDVQKKIIAMIKPGVKLSQLNEATRKGLAAALIKIGLIEKEEEIIRYYMHSVSHFLGLDTHDVGGRESVLEPGNVITVEPGIYIPEEKLGVRIEDDILVTKTGHKVLSAAIPKEIADIEKIRAKVQVK comes from the coding sequence ATGAACTCCAAGATTACCTCACCCCGTCGCGAACGCCTGGCTGAACTGCTTTCAGACAGTGAAGGCGTCATCATTTTCGCCAATTCCAAGCCCAAACTACAAAGATTCCTCCAGGACAAGAATTTTCTTTATTTCACCGGCTTGAACCACCCCGAACTCATCTATTTTGGCATGAAGTTCAACGGAAGATTCATCGAAACTCTTTTCATCGAACGCAGCGAACCCGACCGCATCGTTTGGGAAGGTGAAAAACTGAACGCAGCCCAAGCCACCCAGATCAGCGGCATTGCCAGCATACTGCATCTGGACGAATTTTACTCTCAACTTTCCATGTCTGGAGCTTATTTGAAAACCATCCACACCAACCTGGGATTCGCCGAGCTGAACAAGCCTCCCACGCTGGCCATGCACATGTTGGAGCCGCTGCGCACCAGGTTTCCCCAAATCGGCATCAGGCAGCTCAACGAACTCATCGCGCCTTTGCGCAAGGTGAAGGATGAGTGGGAAATCCAGCAACTCCAAAAAGCCATCGACGTCACCGGAGAAGGCATTGCGGACATCATGAATTCCGCCCAAGCCGGCATGATGGAATATGAACTTGAAGCCACCCTCTTTTACCGCATGCAGGTGAGCGGATTGCCACATTGGGGATTCGCGCCCATCATCGCTTCCGGATTGAACGCTGCCACTCTGCATTATGAAGACAACAACTGTCGCACCAAAAAAGGCGAACTTGTTTTGATGGACGTGGGCGCGGATTGCAATGGCTACAGCGCGGATATCACACGCTGTTTCCCCATCGGAAAGAAATTCAGCACCCGCCAAAAACAGATTTACCAGCTCGTGCTGGATGTGCAAAAAAAGATTATTGCCATGATTAAACCCGGCGTAAAGCTTTCTCAGCTTAATGAAGCCACGCGCAAAGGCTTGGCAGCCGCCCTCATCAAAATCGGTCTCATCGAAAAAGAAGAGGAAATCATCCGCTACTATATGCACAGCGTTAGCCACTTCCTGGGATTGGACACCCACGATGTGGGAGGTCGTGAATCCGTGTTGGAGCCCGGCAATGTCATCACGGTGGAACCCGGCATCTACATTCCAGAGGAAAAGCTCGGCGTGCGCATCGAGGATGACATTTTGGTCACCAAAACCGGTCACAAGGTGCTCTCCGCCGCCATTCCCAAGGAAATTGCCGACATCGAAAAAATCCGCGCAAAGGTGCAGGTAAAATGA